Proteins from a single region of Calonectris borealis chromosome 14, bCalBor7.hap1.2, whole genome shotgun sequence:
- the RAB3IL1 gene encoding guanine nucleotide exchange factor for Rab-3A isoform X2: MASQANFEEDSQKQAAVGHWRTLMPSKGSKEEPETGCQDAGGVDETQSTEQLNVSRLRSSSVEIREKGSEFLKEELHKAQKELKLKDKECERLSKVREQLEQELEELTASLFEIDMLQAEVTALKTLVITSTPSSPNRELHPQLQSPSKAVFRKGHGRNKSTSSAMVSAASQNVTPEPVSHECKEVDSILFAEFQAWKESPTLDKSCSFLDRIYREDVGPCLDFTKQELSELVRVAVEQNTLTIEPVASQTLPVVKVSAEECGGPKKCALSGLPRTCKHRIMLGDSGNYYYISPSCRARITAVCNFFTYIRYIQQGLVRQDVELMYWEVMRLRREMSLAKLGFYPSEM, translated from the exons ATGGCAAG CCAGGCCAATTTTGAGGAAGACAGCCAGAAGCAAGCAGCCGTGGGACACTGGAGGACACTAATGCCATCCAAAGGCAGCAAGGAGGAGCCAGAGACTGGGTGCCAGGATGCGGGAGGTGTGGATGAGACCCAGTCAACCGAGCAGCTCAATGTGTCACGTCTACGCAGCTCTTCAGTGGAGATCCGTGAAAAGGGGTCTGAATTCCTGAAGGAAGAGCTGCATAAAGCACAAAAG GAACTGAAGCTGAAGGACAAAGAATGTGAGAGATTGTCAAAAGTCAGAGAACAACTGGAGCAGGAACTAGAGGAGTTAACAGCTAGCCTATTTGAG ATTGACATGCTGCAGGCAGAGGTAACAGCTCTGAAGACGCTGGTGATCACATCCACACCTTCCTCTCCGAACCGGGAGCTGCACCCTCAGCTCCAGAGCCCTTCTAAAGCTGTCTTCAGGAAGGGCCATGGGCGAAACAAAAGCACCAGCAGCGCAATGGTCTCAGCTGCCAGCCAGAATGTGACTCCAGAGCCAGTCAGTCATGAGTGCAAAGAG GTCGACTCCATTTTATTTGCTGAGTTCCAAGCCTGGAAGGAATCTCCAACTTTGGATAAATCCTGCTCCTTCCTAGACAGAATTTATCGAGAAGATGTAGGACCTTGTCTGGACTTCACTAAGCAGGAG CTGTCGGAGCTGGTGCGAGTGGCTGTGGAGCAGAATACACTCACCATTGAGCCGGTTGCTTCCCAGACACTGCCTGTGGTGAAGGTGTCAGCAGAAGAGTGCGGTGGGCCAAA GAAATGTGCTCTGAGTGGCCTCCCCAGGACCTGCAAGCACCGCATCATGCTGGGGGATTCTGGGAATTACTACTATATTTCACCATCCTGCAGGGCCAGG aTCACAGCGGTGTGCAACTTTTTCACATACATTCGCTATATCCAGCAGGGCTTGGTGAGGCAGGATG TGGAGCTGATGTACTGGGAGGTCATGCGGCTCCGGAGGGAGATGTCTCTGGCCAAACTTGGGTTTTATCCCAGTGAGATGTAA
- the RAB3IL1 gene encoding guanine nucleotide exchange factor for Rab-3A isoform X1 codes for MASQANFEEDSQKQAAVGHWRTLMPSKGSKEEPETGCQDAGGVDETQSTEQLNVSRLRSSSVEIREKGSEFLKEELHKAQKELKLKDKECERLSKVREQLEQELEELTASLFEEAHKMVREANTKQAASEKQLREARGKIDMLQAEVTALKTLVITSTPSSPNRELHPQLQSPSKAVFRKGHGRNKSTSSAMVSAASQNVTPEPVSHECKEVDSILFAEFQAWKESPTLDKSCSFLDRIYREDVGPCLDFTKQELSELVRVAVEQNTLTIEPVASQTLPVVKVSAEECGGPKKCALSGLPRTCKHRIMLGDSGNYYYISPSCRARITAVCNFFTYIRYIQQGLVRQDVELMYWEVMRLRREMSLAKLGFYPSEM; via the exons ATGGCAAG CCAGGCCAATTTTGAGGAAGACAGCCAGAAGCAAGCAGCCGTGGGACACTGGAGGACACTAATGCCATCCAAAGGCAGCAAGGAGGAGCCAGAGACTGGGTGCCAGGATGCGGGAGGTGTGGATGAGACCCAGTCAACCGAGCAGCTCAATGTGTCACGTCTACGCAGCTCTTCAGTGGAGATCCGTGAAAAGGGGTCTGAATTCCTGAAGGAAGAGCTGCATAAAGCACAAAAG GAACTGAAGCTGAAGGACAAAGAATGTGAGAGATTGTCAAAAGTCAGAGAACAACTGGAGCAGGAACTAGAGGAGTTAACAGCTAGCCTATTTGAG GAAGCGCACAAGATGGTGAGAGAAGCAAACACTAAACAGGCGGCGTCAGAGAAACAGCTGAGGGAGGCACGGGGGAAG ATTGACATGCTGCAGGCAGAGGTAACAGCTCTGAAGACGCTGGTGATCACATCCACACCTTCCTCTCCGAACCGGGAGCTGCACCCTCAGCTCCAGAGCCCTTCTAAAGCTGTCTTCAGGAAGGGCCATGGGCGAAACAAAAGCACCAGCAGCGCAATGGTCTCAGCTGCCAGCCAGAATGTGACTCCAGAGCCAGTCAGTCATGAGTGCAAAGAG GTCGACTCCATTTTATTTGCTGAGTTCCAAGCCTGGAAGGAATCTCCAACTTTGGATAAATCCTGCTCCTTCCTAGACAGAATTTATCGAGAAGATGTAGGACCTTGTCTGGACTTCACTAAGCAGGAG CTGTCGGAGCTGGTGCGAGTGGCTGTGGAGCAGAATACACTCACCATTGAGCCGGTTGCTTCCCAGACACTGCCTGTGGTGAAGGTGTCAGCAGAAGAGTGCGGTGGGCCAAA GAAATGTGCTCTGAGTGGCCTCCCCAGGACCTGCAAGCACCGCATCATGCTGGGGGATTCTGGGAATTACTACTATATTTCACCATCCTGCAGGGCCAGG aTCACAGCGGTGTGCAACTTTTTCACATACATTCGCTATATCCAGCAGGGCTTGGTGAGGCAGGATG TGGAGCTGATGTACTGGGAGGTCATGCGGCTCCGGAGGGAGATGTCTCTGGCCAAACTTGGGTTTTATCCCAGTGAGATGTAA
- the RAB3IL1 gene encoding guanine nucleotide exchange factor for Rab-3A isoform X3, producing the protein MRRGQANFEEDSQKQAAVGHWRTLMPSKGSKEEPETGCQDAGGVDETQSTEQLNVSRLRSSSVEIREKGSEFLKEELHKAQKELKLKDKECERLSKVREQLEQELEELTASLFEEAHKMVREANTKQAASEKQLREARGKIDMLQAEVTALKTLVITSTPSSPNRELHPQLQSPSKAVFRKGHGRNKSTSSAMVSAASQNVTPEPVSHECKEVDSILFAEFQAWKESPTLDKSCSFLDRIYREDVGPCLDFTKQELSELVRVAVEQNTLTIEPVASQTLPVVKVSAEECGGPNGFRSQIVTKCALSGLPRTCKHRIMLGDSGNYYYISPSCRARITAVCNFFTYIRYIQQGLVRQDVELMYWEVMRLRREMSLAKLGFYPSEM; encoded by the exons ATGCGGCGGGG CCAGGCCAATTTTGAGGAAGACAGCCAGAAGCAAGCAGCCGTGGGACACTGGAGGACACTAATGCCATCCAAAGGCAGCAAGGAGGAGCCAGAGACTGGGTGCCAGGATGCGGGAGGTGTGGATGAGACCCAGTCAACCGAGCAGCTCAATGTGTCACGTCTACGCAGCTCTTCAGTGGAGATCCGTGAAAAGGGGTCTGAATTCCTGAAGGAAGAGCTGCATAAAGCACAAAAG GAACTGAAGCTGAAGGACAAAGAATGTGAGAGATTGTCAAAAGTCAGAGAACAACTGGAGCAGGAACTAGAGGAGTTAACAGCTAGCCTATTTGAG GAAGCGCACAAGATGGTGAGAGAAGCAAACACTAAACAGGCGGCGTCAGAGAAACAGCTGAGGGAGGCACGGGGGAAG ATTGACATGCTGCAGGCAGAGGTAACAGCTCTGAAGACGCTGGTGATCACATCCACACCTTCCTCTCCGAACCGGGAGCTGCACCCTCAGCTCCAGAGCCCTTCTAAAGCTGTCTTCAGGAAGGGCCATGGGCGAAACAAAAGCACCAGCAGCGCAATGGTCTCAGCTGCCAGCCAGAATGTGACTCCAGAGCCAGTCAGTCATGAGTGCAAAGAG GTCGACTCCATTTTATTTGCTGAGTTCCAAGCCTGGAAGGAATCTCCAACTTTGGATAAATCCTGCTCCTTCCTAGACAGAATTTATCGAGAAGATGTAGGACCTTGTCTGGACTTCACTAAGCAGGAG CTGTCGGAGCTGGTGCGAGTGGCTGTGGAGCAGAATACACTCACCATTGAGCCGGTTGCTTCCCAGACACTGCCTGTGGTGAAGGTGTCAGCAGAAGAGTGCGGTGGGCCAAA TGGGTTCCGGTCACAAATTGTAAC GAAATGTGCTCTGAGTGGCCTCCCCAGGACCTGCAAGCACCGCATCATGCTGGGGGATTCTGGGAATTACTACTATATTTCACCATCCTGCAGGGCCAGG aTCACAGCGGTGTGCAACTTTTTCACATACATTCGCTATATCCAGCAGGGCTTGGTGAGGCAGGATG TGGAGCTGATGTACTGGGAGGTCATGCGGCTCCGGAGGGAGATGTCTCTGGCCAAACTTGGGTTTTATCCCAGTGAGATGTAA
- the RAB3IL1 gene encoding guanine nucleotide exchange factor for Rab-3A isoform X4 — MSLFSQANFEEDSQKQAAVGHWRTLMPSKGSKEEPETGCQDAGGVDETQSTEQLNVSRLRSSSVEIREKGSEFLKEELHKAQKELKLKDKECERLSKVREQLEQELEELTASLFEIDMLQAEVTALKTLVITSTPSSPNRELHPQLQSPSKAVFRKGHGRNKSTSSAMVSAASQNVTPEPVSHECKEVDSILFAEFQAWKESPTLDKSCSFLDRIYREDVGPCLDFTKQELSELVRVAVEQNTLTIEPVASQTLPVVKVSAEECGGPKKCALSGLPRTCKHRIMLGDSGNYYYISPSCRARITAVCNFFTYIRYIQQGLVRQDVELMYWEVMRLRREMSLAKLGFYPSEM; from the exons ATGTCACTGTTTAG CCAGGCCAATTTTGAGGAAGACAGCCAGAAGCAAGCAGCCGTGGGACACTGGAGGACACTAATGCCATCCAAAGGCAGCAAGGAGGAGCCAGAGACTGGGTGCCAGGATGCGGGAGGTGTGGATGAGACCCAGTCAACCGAGCAGCTCAATGTGTCACGTCTACGCAGCTCTTCAGTGGAGATCCGTGAAAAGGGGTCTGAATTCCTGAAGGAAGAGCTGCATAAAGCACAAAAG GAACTGAAGCTGAAGGACAAAGAATGTGAGAGATTGTCAAAAGTCAGAGAACAACTGGAGCAGGAACTAGAGGAGTTAACAGCTAGCCTATTTGAG ATTGACATGCTGCAGGCAGAGGTAACAGCTCTGAAGACGCTGGTGATCACATCCACACCTTCCTCTCCGAACCGGGAGCTGCACCCTCAGCTCCAGAGCCCTTCTAAAGCTGTCTTCAGGAAGGGCCATGGGCGAAACAAAAGCACCAGCAGCGCAATGGTCTCAGCTGCCAGCCAGAATGTGACTCCAGAGCCAGTCAGTCATGAGTGCAAAGAG GTCGACTCCATTTTATTTGCTGAGTTCCAAGCCTGGAAGGAATCTCCAACTTTGGATAAATCCTGCTCCTTCCTAGACAGAATTTATCGAGAAGATGTAGGACCTTGTCTGGACTTCACTAAGCAGGAG CTGTCGGAGCTGGTGCGAGTGGCTGTGGAGCAGAATACACTCACCATTGAGCCGGTTGCTTCCCAGACACTGCCTGTGGTGAAGGTGTCAGCAGAAGAGTGCGGTGGGCCAAA GAAATGTGCTCTGAGTGGCCTCCCCAGGACCTGCAAGCACCGCATCATGCTGGGGGATTCTGGGAATTACTACTATATTTCACCATCCTGCAGGGCCAGG aTCACAGCGGTGTGCAACTTTTTCACATACATTCGCTATATCCAGCAGGGCTTGGTGAGGCAGGATG TGGAGCTGATGTACTGGGAGGTCATGCGGCTCCGGAGGGAGATGTCTCTGGCCAAACTTGGGTTTTATCCCAGTGAGATGTAA